A region of the Methanobrevibacter ruminantium M1 genome:
ATTACTATCTCCTTCCGCATATGCATCTCTAAAAGTAATGTTATTGATGATAACATTAGAAGTAAATACTTCAAAAATACGGGCAACGCCTGAACCACTTATTGTCATGCCATTTCCGTTTATTGTTATGCTGCGACTGATCATGATACCATGAATGAATGATTCATCCCCCTCGGTATACTGATAATTGTCAGTTAAATTTATTACACTAGCTCCACTATTTATGGCTTGATTCAGCCGGGTAAAAGAATATGTGTTTGGATCGGAGAGTTTGGTCTTATCATTTTTATTATCCTCACTTATTTCACTGTTATTCTCATCTAAAATAAGTTCTTCATCATTTCCAGCTAAAATTGCATTATCATTAGCATTTTCAACTGGAATGACATCGTCATAATCATTATCAGATATGATATTCTTATCTTGAACATCATCTAAAATGATTTTCTCATCATAAACATTCTCATCCAAGATGAGATTGTCACTTGAAATGTCTTCATTAGCACTGACTGCAGAAAAAGAAAGCAGGGAAATAATAAAAATCAGTGCTATATATAGAAATATTCGCTTATTCATATTATTAACCCCAATTTATATATTATACATAATTACTATTAGTTTTATTATCATTATATTATATATTTAACTAACTGTTAAAATATATTCAATCATTCGATTAATTAAATGAATATTTTTAAAAAAAGAGTAGATTTAATCATTTTTAAATTAAACATAAATAAAAACTTTATAAAAATCAAAAAAAGAAGATTTATAAGCCAAATAGTAAAACCTTTTGATCAAACTTTTTTTAAAAGTTTGAAAATGGTATGCCGAGAGTAACCCACATTCTGTTTTATACAGCATTCGTCTTAGCGAACTACTTTGCTTCCCATAGAGGTCATCAGCACCTTTGCTCTTGCATCCTGTAGATTGGCCGTTTCACCGATTCTTTTAATGTCCATCAGTCAAGCATCATTGTCATCCATTAAAAGCCGTGTCGTTTCTGCTCCAGAGTCATACTTCTCAGCATAAGTCTTTCGACTTTACAGTCTATTTGATGTGCGGAGTTTCCCTAGTTAAAAATAACCAGCAGCTGTCTTCGGCTTACCATTAGATATAATTTTATTTTTTATAGTATAAATAATTAAAATAAATCAAAAACAGTGATAAAAAATAGTGGAAATGTGAAAATCAAAAAGTGATAAAAATAGAAAATAAAAAGATAGGATTAATTTAAAGTGATAAAAATATAAAAAAAGAAAGGAGAATTAATAAAATTCCCAATTAAAAAAAAAAAAAAAATAGAAAAAAAGAAGGCAATATTAGCCCTCAACCATAATCAGCTTACCAGTAGATGAGTCCTTATAGACCTTACCCATCTCTGTATAGCCCTTACCTGAACTATTACTTACATCTGGAGTGTCATTCAATTCCTGACCCTCTTCAAGTTCAGTTACCTGTTGCATCTGTTGCATTACTTCCTGCTTCTCTTCCGGAGTCATGTCCTCATTGAAAACGATTCCCTGCATGTTCCAAGAGATAACTAAAAAGACCAATAGACCTACTGCAATAACTAACATAGCATCCACAAGGTTTGCTGCTCCAGACATTGGATCTTCTTCTTCACCCTTATTCAAACGCTTATTAGATTTATGACGTGCCATAATATCTCCTTTAATAAGAATTAATTTTTAACAATCCAAACCTATAACCACTTACCTAATTGGAATCTATTCATTCAACCTATCCAATACAGCCTTAGATAAAGCATCTAAATTAGATAAATACTGTTCATACCATCTTCTTCTGACCTTAGAGACAACATATGCAACTGCACCGGATCCAATACCTACAACAGTAGTGTCGAAAGCTACAATGATCGCATTAGACAAGGTTGTCACATCACCGCTACCTAATGCAGCAAGACCTGGACCCATAGGAATAAGGGTACCCATCAAACCAAGGGTAGGACCAATCTTTGTAACGATATCTGTCTTTTGAAGCTTTTTCTCAATGATGTCCTCTTCATTTTCAATCAATTTTTCAGCTAATGCCTCTCTGGAGTCTTTCTTTAACTCTCCAGATCTTGCTATATTGATTAAAACCCTCTTTTGATTCTTTGGAATTCTTGCATTCTTAAGGATATTTTCCAATTCTGTAACATCCTCACTTCTAGATATTGCGTATATTAAATCCTTGATTACTTTAACGGGTACTTTCTTACGAGAACTGTATTCTGAGATAAGCCCCCCTACAGTAATTACAGCGTACACTGCAAAAATTAATAAAAATACTATTACAGGTATCTGTAAACTTTGAGAAACAACATTTAATGCGGAAGTTAGTAAGTCACTTCCAGGAATAACTGTTACCATTCATAATCACCAATAATAAAAAAATATAAAAAATAAATATAAAACATTGAAACATTAAATAATTAAATTAAATTAAAAATTAAAATAATTGAAATATTTTAAAACAATAATATTAAAATAAAAACTAAATAAAGAAAAAAACATGATTTAAGCATATGAAATATAATTAAATCTCTCTAATTAGCTTAGAATATTGTTTTTTCTTGAAAATACTATGCCAATAACTACTAAAAGCACTAAAGCAACTATAGAGCCAGCCAAACTTTCCATTGAAACTATGCTGATTGATCCCATTGACTTATTCATGATTGCTGCAATGTTCGGAATGACCAATGCAGACAAGAGGAAATAAATTCCCAAGAAGAACATGAAGTTTCCAAGTACAATCGGATAAGGCTTATCAACATATCGAACGAATATGCTTGAAGCAAAGTAAGTAACTATAATAGTTAAAACCAAAGCTGCTGCCACATATACGCTTAAATCCACAGCACCTAAACCGACTGTAGGAGCCACTAACAAGATACTGACAATAATTGAACCGAAACAGCATGGACAAGGGGCAATCACTGCAGCACAAGTGGCAGCTGTAGTATTCTTTTCAAAGACCTTCCATTCCCTTATTGTAAAGATACCTGCTAGAATCATTATAACAGCCATTATAATAAAGAACAGAGAGTTATATGTGTAGATAAGCTCAGTAATTTCAGTAGCAAAATAGGAGGAAATTTGAGCAAGAATGAGTACTCCTGCACCATATCCAATACAGACAGTAGCCAGATACTTCTTTGAGAGGTTAGCCAAACCAACAGCCAAACCTAACTTGATACCAAATACAAGAACTGCTGCCAATATTCCAAATTGCCATAGCATACTAATTGTATCCATTTTCTCACCACAAAACATTAAATCTTATCATCAATCCAAATAAAAGATAAATAATCATTATTTTTACAAAAAATAATCATTGCTTAACTTAAATTCAATATCAAGATAAATAATCATTATTTACCTAACTAAAGACAAATAATCATTATTTAACTTAAAAAACCTTTAAAATTTAAAGAATAAAAATTAAAACTTATACAAAATCTAATAAAAAAATAAAAAGAAGAGAAATATTTTTCTCTAATTTATTTAAAAATTTAAATTTTCAAAAAGATAACAAAAAATTACTCGAACGATTGAAAGGACTCTAAAGACTATTTATATTCATAATCATCATCGTCATCATCATTATAATAATCATCGTCGTCTTTTCTGTTTCTGAAATAACCGAATCCTATTAATGCCACTAAACAAATAACACAAACAATAATAGCTATAGGCATACTTACGTCCTTTGGAGCCACTGGAGTGCTTGTGCTCTTAGTGACCTCTACAGATCTGCCTTCTCCATTTGCATCGTTCATTCCTGCATCTGAATCACTGGCCATATCTGATTGGGCATCCGCTTCTGTACCTACCATATAGCCGCCGCTTGCTCCTGGAATATTAGTGTTTCCGTTAGCGCTTTGCTGACTGTTAGAGCTTGAGTTAGTCTGAACAGTTTCAGTATTGTTTGACTCTGCACTGCTGTTTGTAGTTCGGCGGTCAATATTCGAAGAGTTTGTAGGCATATCACTGCTATTTGTATAGAAGAGCGGATTTTGAGTTGCGTCATACAACTTAGGCATCAACTTAGCAAGCAAATCAGCATTCACATACTTGAATGCCCATTGCATCATTGCCACATTTCCGCAGCTGCAGTCACAGCATGCTACCCCATTTGCAACTGTAGCCTGTGCCCAAGTGTTAGCTATATCACTTAATGTAGCATCATCTGCATCCCAATATCCTGAATATGCGGAATTCAACATTGTTCCGCTCATGGATATCAATGAATATGCATTGTTTCCAGATTGGAGCCATGATTTTACTCCTAATCCGTATTTGTCCTTATAATAGGTATTGTAAACGTCATCCCAAACTGTTTCAGAGACAGATGAAGGTCTGGTTACCTGCCATCCCCATAGGTTGGAAATGAACTTGTTGGACATATATCTGGAACCGCTGTAGCCTTCCTGCATCATTCCCTTGATCCATTCAGGGTTTAGATACCTTGTATTAAGCTCGTTATAGAAAACATTCTCGAATGTTGCAACATATGCATTGTCCTTATTTGCATACATCAATACATTCATTGTAGGAGTCTTGTTGGATAGGTATTCAACTGTCATTGAGAGACCTCCCCAGTAATCAAAGAAGTCATCGTTATCCAATACTCCGTATTGGTTGGTATTACGGCTTACCACAATATGGTCTGTATCGGATAGCGCCCTCATGAATACGACAGGGTTTGTATCTCCCCAGTAATATTTTGAATACATGTTTCCCATTCTGCCAATATAGAACTCTGAAAGCTCATCTGTATCGTTCCAGGTCCATGACATTGACACAAGCTTTGATATTCCAGCACCATAATCCCCGTTAGGAGGTGCAAAGATACGGGTTATTGCATATTCTCCAGAGACTGTAGAGTTATAGCCTAGGCTTAGATAATAGATGCAATCCTCTAGCCAATGCTTAGCGACATAATTGTCTTCTAATGATTCGTTTGACATTCCCTTGAAGCTAATGCTTCTCATGATGGATCTAAGTGCATCATAGACTTGAGGCCCATATTCGCTATCCATAATTGTCTTATTGTTTACGATAGTGTAATATGAACAAGCTAAAGCCATCCTGTATGCATTGTCCATAAGACGTGCCTGTGAACTGTATAGATCACGGAACAATCCGCTGGTAATCACAGTAACGTCTATTCTCTTTTTAGCCCATCCGTCAGGACGGGTGAGGTTTTCCAATGCTATGACATTAGGCAAGTCCTCAACTTTCTTACCTGTAGGAATGCCCTCTTCGTCAAATCCTGCACTTGATGAGTTATGCCAGACAGGCTCCATTCCTAAAAGGTAGAGCACTGTAGAGACTAGGGCACCGTCATCCCTTGCAGTCTCTACACACCAGATACCCATGATTATCTTTTCTGTAGTGTCATTAAGGTCTGCCAAGGTTAGAAGTGAGAGTGTCTTAGCATAATCCCAAGCCTTTTGAGTCGGAAGCTCAGATGACTGGTCTTGGTACATGTTTGCTCCTGTAGGGAGCACTTGAGGGACAGTCACACTTTCCCCGCCTATATTGACTGGAACATATCCTCCATTTAAGGCGGAAACCATCTCTTCCAGCTCAAGGCTGATACATTGATTGTAAAGGTCAATGTATTTCTTTGCAATGTTTAATGACTCAATGAACTCTGGACTTCCTATACCAATTGTATCAGACACTGTCTCTGTGTCCCAATAGATTAAAGCCTTACAGACATCCACTGACCTGTTTAGGATATAATCACGCTTCAATGGAGTCAGATTGGAATATTTTTCCCCATAGTAATACAAGGATAGCTGATCGAATAGATTGGTCTTCTTGCCGCCATATTCAAAGTCATGAGAGACTATGATTGCAACGGTGTTCGCCAAATCCTCATCTGTCCATTTCTGACCTATTGCATGAAGTCCTAATGGATATAGGGTATTTTGAGTGTTCTTTAAGAAAGCATTTAAAGTTGAGCTTAGGGAGAACATGTCAGTATTGTTCAATTCCTCTGCAGTGAATCCAATTGTAAGGTAGTAATTGTTTGCAATTACCAAGTCCTTGATTGCTCTTGTTAGATTGTCCTCTAACTCTTGATTGATTACTTGATAAGTGATAGTCTGATTATCCTTGATTACCTGATAAGTGATAGCCTGATTATCTTTATCAGAATCAGACTCTATAATGATATGATTATTATCATACTCCTCCAATAGAGTTGCCAATACAGTTAGATTACCATATAAATGAGTATATGATTTAGGAGAATCCAAGTGGGAAATCAATACTGCAAATCCTCTTCTTTTAGCTTGTATAGCCTCTGCTAAACCATCAGTAATATAGAAATATACTTGAGGAACCTTTCCGACAACAATAGAACCATAATCATTATATGATAATAAAACTTCCTTGCCTGGCAACCATTCGTGGGTTGCGTGCCTTCCGACAAATACCATGGCATTTGATTGCCTGGTCTGCATATAATAGTAAGCAGCCAAATATTGGTGAGTAGGAGCTACAGCTGTACAGTGGTAAAGGTTTTCAATGTCAGCCTCCCAACCTCTTTGAGGTTCAGGGCCAATGAAGACATTACCGAATGTAAGACCTGGAATTACAAAGTAATCGGTTCCATTCCGATTAACCAGCATGATATTTCCAGGAGCTTCACCCCATCCGTTTAATCCAGAAACATTCAAACTTTTAAACTCATCATAATATCTTAAGAATTCATCATAGTAAAGGGATGCATTTTCATCGCCATCGGAAGATGCGTTTGCATAGAGCTTCAGGCTGTTTACAAGCTTATCCAATATATTTGTTGCAGCAACAGTCTGATTTTCAGGAAGCAATGCCTTGATTTGATTGTACCAATCATTGACCATTGTCTCCACCTCATCGGTGTAGTTGATTAGAACCGCACGCCTAACCATCTGGCCAATATAGGCAACAGGACCTTCGGTAATCTGGACTTTAACAATATCGTCTAAGGAATCAAACCATTCCAAGTATTCATCTACAGGAAGAAGAGCGACACCTGAACGGTTAGCTAACTTTTCGACTTCTCCAGGAGCCCAGTTAGCTACGTTTATACCGCAGGCAATCATCATATCTTCAAGTTCTGAAACATTGTTTGGCAAGTCTGTAAGATAGTATCCTTCATCCTTTAAGGTATAAAGCATATTATAGACACTTGTGATTGCATCCAAGTAGCTTGCACCGATATTCTGCTTACCAGGAGGGTAGTTGTAGTATACGATGGATATGTTCTTATCCTCATTTGGAGTATACTTCAAGTCCACCCAAGCGTCTACCCTATCAGTCAAGAGTTCTATATTCTCATGAACTGGAACAAAAGTCAATATGATTGCTCCTGTCCTATTTGAAATATAAGAGTCAACACCACCAACATATGTAGCATCAAAAATTCCCTGGGACTCTGCAATTGTAACGTGCCACCATTTATCACTTTTAGTGGTAGAGAGACCTACAGGGCTTAATTCCCATTGCTCATTGGTAATGTATTCAGAGTGAACCGCTCTGAATATAGGCACATTTGCATCTTCAAAGAATTTTGTGGCATTGGTGAAGTTCTCTCCACCGACACCATATGCAACCATGGAAATAATTCCATCCACATAAATGTCAAAGTCTTGTGGATTCTCTAAGAATCCGCTGATGTTTGAACAGGCACTGGTCCAATATTTCACCATGATATTTAGCTGTTCGGCGTTACCTGCCGGACAGTAAATAGGAATGACATTATATCCTTTTGATTCAAGGCGTTCTGTGATTTCATTTACCAAATCCAATTGTTGGGATTGGATATACATTGTACTTTCCAAAATCCCTATGGTACGATTTCTGGACTCATTGAAGAAGGTGAGAACGTATTCATCAAATGAATACCACCTGTCACGGAATATTCCAGATGCCTGTACTCCTGTAAAGTTTGCAGACTCATAGGAACATCCATGTCCCAATAGATAAAGGATATAGAGCAATTCGTTTTTAAGATTTGCCTTATCGTTTATATCCTTATAGAGAACCAAATTATTAAAGATGCTATTAAAAGAGCTTCCTTCATTGTCAATGTATTCTTGAATGCTTTCGAAGTTGTTTCCTCTTTTGGTAGCCTTGAAATAATTTATCAAATCGTCATTGGAAATTCCATTGAATATCTTCTTATAGTCAATTGTAGAGTTTCTAACCAAATTCAATGAACTGGAGCTTGAATTGATGTTTCCAGTAGGTGGTTCCAAGATAAGGAACAGTTTCTTATTTGACAATTCAGGATGATTGTTTAAAAGACTGGTTAATACTGCATCCACATTGGAGCTTACCCACTGGCCGATGAATGCATCGCAAGGAGCCATCAGTTCATAGATTTCATCCTCGCTCATTGCATTTATTTGGTTTCCGCTTCTTATATTGAATTTGACATTAGAAAAATTGGAATTGTCTAAGATTTCACATGCCACTGCATCAAAAAGATTATTTCCTGTATTATCACTAATTATAAAAATATTAAATGTGTTTTCATCACTTAATGGGGATTTTAAATCGTTTTTATTTAAAGAATCATCATTTTGAACATCTTGATTTAAAGACTCATCGTTTAAATAAGTTTGATCCAAATCGCCCTCATAAGTTAAAGTTCCATCTGTCTGAATAACTTCCTCAAGATTTAAATAATCCATATCGTTATTTGAATTTAAATTAAGAGTTAAATCTTTATTAAGACTTAAATCATTGTTTAAATCCAAATCTGAAAGTTTATCATTTAAATCTATATCAACATTAAAATCATTATAATTATTTTCAGAAACTAAATATGTATTAGACAAGTTAGATGAATCTTTATCTGAAGATATGCCCTTAGAACAAGCTGAATTGCTCTTAGAACAAGAAGATTTATCCATAGAACAAGCATTATCTAAAGAAAGGTCCTTAGAACAGCATGTTTTAGATTTATCCCCATCACTAACTTTATCTAAAATATAAATATTCTCATTTTTATCATCATATCCCCCATCGGATCCATAAGTAGAACTTTGATAAGTGGAACTTATTGTTAAAGGTGAATTATCTCTAGTGTAATTACCAGCATCCGATAAATCATCAACATCCCCTGCATAAATAGCTTGAGGAATTATGAGACACAATAATAAAAATAAAAAGAATATCTTTTTATTATATTTCATATAAAGTCTCCTATGATAATAAGAAATCTTTCTAACAAAGTAATTTAATTAAATAATTAACTAAATTAACGATAGAATAATCTTATTATAATAAATGCTTATATTTTTATAATTTATAAAGATTTTGAGGACAGTATTACTTTTATTTTAAAAATAGGGCAAAAAGTAATAACTTTAGAAAAAAGTAATACTATATAAAAAAAATAAAAGAAAAAGTAATAAAATTTTATGAAATTTTGATGAAAGAAATAGTAAATAATCAAAGACAAATTAAAAAATTTTAAAAAGAAAAAAAATAAATAAAAATTATTAAAATTACCTTAACTCCAAAAAAACTAAAAAAAAATAAGTAAAGAATAGTTTAAAACAAACTACTCTTTAAAACAACTATTTTATAACCACCTTACTGCTTGAAGTGGCCCCAGCATACATATCATCGCCAGCATACTTTACAGTAAAGCTATAAGTTCCCTTCTTGCTTAAGCTTACATTCACAGTTGCAGTGCCTTTTGAATTAGTTGTAGCGCTATAGGTTTTTCCATTAACAGTGAAACTAAGCTTCTTACCGCTTATAGGATTACTGCTTGCATCCTTAAGGGTGGCAGAAATGGCTTTGGTCTTAGCACTTGCCTTATATGTCTTAGAAGAAGTGGAAATCTTTGTCTTTTGAGTGTTAACCTTAATCTTAGCTACAACAAAGCTGCCATTATAATAATCATCACCAAGGAATGCAATTGCAAAGGTGTATGTTCCCTTGTATCCAAGGTTTATCTGGAGCTTGACTCCTCCTGTGGCATTTGTTGTCCTATCATATACAACACCATTAAATCCTATCTGGACCTTCTTATCCTTCAATGGATTTCCATTGGAATCTGTAAGGTTCACTTCAAAGTATTTGCCCACTCTTCCTTCAATATTTGTATTGATGGCAGTTGTAACCATGTCTTCATAATGTATTACAGAAGCTTTTTTATCTGGGATATTGCCTCCTTCTGGAACAACTACAGAGTCCTTTCCATTGAAGCTGGTTACTTCAAACATGAATGGACAGATACCTGCAATTAGATTATTGCCGCTTATGGTCAAGTTTCTAGTTGGGGCAATTGAAGACCTTTGGGACTTAAGGTCAAGAACGGTTATTGATTCTGGAACCACATCATCATCAACAAAAGAGATATTATTCTTTTTGATGTTGATTGAAGCCACATCAATTGAAGTTGGTGTGGAGCCGTTTACAGCCCTTGCTTGAAGAATTGTGTTTGCATTATCTAAAACGAACTTGACTCCAGTGATATTCACTTCCTTAGGACCTCCTGCAGAGCGGTCGGTGACAACGAAGATGGTCTCTCCCTCTCTTGCATATATTGTTCCGCCTGTTATTGTAAGGTCCTTATTGATGATTACATTTGAGACATCCTTGAATACGTTGCTTCCCAAATTCAATGTAGAGCCTGCCCTAGCTGAATTGATCATCTTTTGAAGCTCTTCACTGGACTGGTGTATAGCATCAACCACAACGAATTGCTGAAGAGCAAGAATGGTTGAGCCTGTAGCTATAAATGACACATTATTAGATGCGCTAGGGGACTTGCCTAAATCAATAATATAGGCATCCACACTATTTGCACTGCCATTGTAGACATTGTTAAATGTCTTGTTGTTGACAATGAGCTTTCCTTCTCCAGATTGGCCGCTTGCAGCAAAAACATAAAGCCTTGAGCTTTTAATCTCATCATTTGGATTCAAGGCCAAATCTAAAGCGGCATTGCTTGCAACGGTTCTACCTAAGAAGTTATTTGCATTGGACAATAAGTCTGCACCATTGTACATATAAACGGTAGTTCTATTATTTGATTCTGTACGATTATAGAATGCTAAAAGAGTGCTTGGGTAAACTGCAGTAGTTCCATTCTCTTTTTCTAAGGTAAACTTGTTTTCAGCTGATTTGATAAGCTCCCCAACATCATAAACGACAAGTCCATATCCATATTTGCCATAAGTACCCATATTGGACTGGTCTCTATAGTGGGCCACAGGTGAAACTGATACTCCATTGAAACTTACATTCCAAATAGGCATAGACCCATTGGTCTTATCCCAATTGTATGATACATAAACAAATCCATCAACTATCTTTCCATCTTTAGGAATTTCAACCTTCCAGACATCAGTTCTGCCGGTGGTTTTTGCTCCAAGATAGGTGGAATCATCTAATGTATCAATGATTACGCCCCCATTTACAGTTATGGCATCAAAGAAGCTGATATTCTCTGCCGGATAAGCCAAGTCCTTTCCTAGATTTCCATTATATAATACAATAGGATTGAGACTGGCCTCATATAAAACAAGTCCGCTGGCCTTATCAGTTACAGTTATTGTATAATTGACCTTGGCATTATTTGCACCATTTACAGTGCTTGCATCAACAGGCCTTATTTTATCATCAACTAAAAAGATTTCAGTGCTTTTACCTGCATCAAGAGGAATTTCTGTGCTGTTTACAATCTTGCCATCAATATAGAAGTCAAGCACATAAACAGATCCTCCCTGACCGTCATTGGTCAAGTCAACTTTTAATACATTATCGGTACCTGCAAATACAGCACCAGAATATTCAGAGGACACATTTGCCTTAACAGAGGATACATAATAGTCAAGAACAATGAGCTGCTGAAGTGCCATAATGGTTGAGCCTGTAGAGACAAAG
Encoded here:
- a CDS encoding DUF2149 domain-containing protein yields the protein MARHKSNKRLNKGEEEDPMSGAANLVDAMLVIAVGLLVFLVISWNMQGIVFNEDMTPEEKQEVMQQMQQVTELEEGQELNDTPDVSNSSGKGYTEMGKVYKDSSTGKLIMVEG
- a CDS encoding MotA/TolQ/ExbB proton channel family protein produces the protein MVTVIPGSDLLTSALNVVSQSLQIPVIVFLLIFAVYAVITVGGLISEYSSRKKVPVKVIKDLIYAISRSEDVTELENILKNARIPKNQKRVLINIARSGELKKDSREALAEKLIENEEDIIEKKLQKTDIVTKIGPTLGLMGTLIPMGPGLAALGSGDVTTLSNAIIVAFDTTVVGIGSGAVAYVVSKVRRRWYEQYLSNLDALSKAVLDRLNE
- a CDS encoding DUF2162 domain-containing protein, producing MDTISMLWQFGILAAVLVFGIKLGLAVGLANLSKKYLATVCIGYGAGVLILAQISSYFATEITELIYTYNSLFFIIMAVIMILAGIFTIREWKVFEKNTTAATCAAVIAPCPCCFGSIIVSILLVAPTVGLGAVDLSVYVAAALVLTIIVTYFASSIFVRYVDKPYPIVLGNFMFFLGIYFLLSALVIPNIAAIMNKSMGSISIVSMESLAGSIVALVLLVVIGIVFSRKNNILS
- a CDS encoding cobaltochelatase subunit CobN encodes the protein MKYNKKIFFLFLLLCLIIPQAIYAGDVDDLSDAGNYTRDNSPLTISSTYQSSTYGSDGGYDDKNENIYILDKVSDGDKSKTCCSKDLSLDNACSMDKSSCSKSNSACSKGISSDKDSSNLSNTYLVSENNYNDFNVDIDLNDKLSDLDLNNDLSLNKDLTLNLNSNNDMDYLNLEEVIQTDGTLTYEGDLDQTYLNDESLNQDVQNDDSLNKNDLKSPLSDENTFNIFIISDNTGNNLFDAVACEILDNSNFSNVKFNIRSGNQINAMSEDEIYELMAPCDAFIGQWVSSNVDAVLTSLLNNHPELSNKKLFLILEPPTGNINSSSSSLNLVRNSTIDYKKIFNGISNDDLINYFKATKRGNNFESIQEYIDNEGSSFNSIFNNLVLYKDINDKANLKNELLYILYLLGHGCSYESANFTGVQASGIFRDRWYSFDEYVLTFFNESRNRTIGILESTMYIQSQQLDLVNEITERLESKGYNVIPIYCPAGNAEQLNIMVKYWTSACSNISGFLENPQDFDIYVDGIISMVAYGVGGENFTNATKFFEDANVPIFRAVHSEYITNEQWELSPVGLSTTKSDKWWHVTIAESQGIFDATYVGGVDSYISNRTGAIILTFVPVHENIELLTDRVDAWVDLKYTPNEDKNISIVYYNYPPGKQNIGASYLDAITSVYNMLYTLKDEGYYLTDLPNNVSELEDMMIACGINVANWAPGEVEKLANRSGVALLPVDEYLEWFDSLDDIVKVQITEGPVAYIGQMVRRAVLINYTDEVETMVNDWYNQIKALLPENQTVAATNILDKLVNSLKLYANASSDGDENASLYYDEFLRYYDEFKSLNVSGLNGWGEAPGNIMLVNRNGTDYFVIPGLTFGNVFIGPEPQRGWEADIENLYHCTAVAPTHQYLAAYYYMQTRQSNAMVFVGRHATHEWLPGKEVLLSYNDYGSIVVGKVPQVYFYITDGLAEAIQAKRRGFAVLISHLDSPKSYTHLYGNLTVLATLLEEYDNNHIIIESDSDKDNQAITYQVIKDNQTITYQVINQELEDNLTRAIKDLVIANNYYLTIGFTAEELNNTDMFSLSSTLNAFLKNTQNTLYPLGLHAIGQKWTDEDLANTVAIIVSHDFEYGGKKTNLFDQLSLYYYGEKYSNLTPLKRDYILNRSVDVCKALIYWDTETVSDTIGIGSPEFIESLNIAKKYIDLYNQCISLELEEMVSALNGGYVPVNIGGESVTVPQVLPTGANMYQDQSSELPTQKAWDYAKTLSLLTLADLNDTTEKIIMGIWCVETARDDGALVSTVLYLLGMEPVWHNSSSAGFDEEGIPTGKKVEDLPNVIALENLTRPDGWAKKRIDVTVITSGLFRDLYSSQARLMDNAYRMALACSYYTIVNNKTIMDSEYGPQVYDALRSIMRSISFKGMSNESLEDNYVAKHWLEDCIYYLSLGYNSTVSGEYAITRIFAPPNGDYGAGISKLVSMSWTWNDTDELSEFYIGRMGNMYSKYYWGDTNPVVFMRALSDTDHIVVSRNTNQYGVLDNDDFFDYWGGLSMTVEYLSNKTPTMNVLMYANKDNAYVATFENVFYNELNTRYLNPEWIKGMMQEGYSGSRYMSNKFISNLWGWQVTRPSSVSETVWDDVYNTYYKDKYGLGVKSWLQSGNNAYSLISMSGTMLNSAYSGYWDADDATLSDIANTWAQATVANGVACCDCSCGNVAMMQWAFKYVNADLLAKLMPKLYDATQNPLFYTNSSDMPTNSSNIDRRTTNSSAESNNTETVQTNSSSNSQQSANGNTNIPGASGGYMVGTEADAQSDMASDSDAGMNDANGEGRSVEVTKSTSTPVAPKDVSMPIAIIVCVICLVALIGFGYFRNRKDDDDYYNDDDDDDYEYK